A stretch of the Archangium violaceum genome encodes the following:
- a CDS encoding mersacidin/lichenicidin family type 2 lantibiotic produces MDIVRAWKDADYRMSLTQEQLAQLPENPVGAVELSDEQLQGAGGVAAQSASFYSCPTKSICSYCDCI; encoded by the coding sequence ATGGACATCGTTCGCGCGTGGAAGGATGCGGATTACCGGATGAGCCTGACCCAGGAGCAGCTGGCGCAGCTCCCCGAGAACCCGGTGGGCGCGGTGGAGCTCTCCGATGAGCAGTTGCAGGGCGCTGGTGGCGTTGCCGCCCAGTCCGCCTCGTTCTACTCCTGCCCCACGAAGAGCATCTGCTCGTACTGTGACTGCATCTAG
- a CDS encoding serine hydrolase domain-containing protein, which yields MNRKHPFSRRQALYFCTALLGLGVFGSACDDRGTPPEQPRADYSRLKAELGLLIKTAMTEADVAGLSIALVDGQEVVWSRGFGFANVAERTPATPETVYEAGSLAKVFTGAAIMQLAEQERIALDRPIEQFIPGFSIQSRFSNAGPVTPRNLLTHHAGIPEQQLVGAYAQTPLTLAERVEHLREDHLANPPDKLWAYSNGGFAVLGRAIETVSGMEFTAYMNQYILGPLGMTHSSFRLDSQVASKMAMGYGALPVSDYPVNLLESYSPAGGLRSSVEDMSRFIRMLLAEGRFDGESVLKPASLQEMWRQQNVGRPLDMDNRIGLPWYLYELPLKNGQSVRMVEHDGATQYFRSYLSLLPEHGLGVVVLSNSENADGLVGVIAHEVLARALEIKSGLEVAPIPEEPQVQPVYRSQEELRALEGIYATQVGPMVVGLENGVLNVTVQGMRLELQPHEQGYFKGVVGDSNMWLSFEEIEGHLVMAGYFGLFGRQLQGERITPAPVPESWHGRFGRYVLPQGAPREVIEQAELGMEGDLLVLRLFSPMFESGQAVSLLNPEGDDLAVVLGLGRGLGEVVRFEQVDGTTHLIVRGIRLRMQSEGPMATSAFAGSEAARSRLSRAWGPRWGF from the coding sequence ATGAATCGCAAACACCCCTTCTCGCGCCGGCAGGCGCTCTATTTCTGTACGGCATTGCTCGGGCTTGGCGTGTTCGGCTCCGCCTGCGATGACCGCGGTACTCCACCCGAGCAACCCAGGGCGGACTACTCCAGGTTGAAGGCGGAGCTCGGCCTGTTGATCAAGACCGCGATGACGGAGGCCGACGTCGCCGGACTGAGCATCGCACTGGTGGACGGTCAGGAGGTGGTGTGGTCTCGAGGCTTCGGCTTCGCCAACGTGGCGGAGCGGACGCCCGCCACCCCCGAGACCGTCTACGAGGCCGGTTCACTCGCCAAGGTCTTCACGGGCGCCGCCATCATGCAGTTGGCCGAGCAGGAGCGCATCGCGCTGGACCGGCCCATCGAGCAGTTCATCCCGGGCTTCTCCATCCAGTCTCGCTTCTCCAACGCCGGCCCGGTCACCCCTCGCAACCTCCTGACCCACCACGCGGGCATTCCCGAACAGCAGCTCGTGGGCGCCTACGCCCAGACACCGCTCACCCTGGCCGAGCGCGTGGAGCACCTCCGGGAAGACCATCTGGCCAACCCGCCGGACAAGCTCTGGGCCTATTCCAATGGGGGCTTCGCGGTCCTCGGCCGGGCGATCGAGACCGTCTCGGGGATGGAGTTCACGGCCTACATGAACCAATACATCCTTGGCCCCCTGGGGATGACGCACTCCTCCTTCCGGCTGGATTCCCAGGTCGCCTCGAAGATGGCGATGGGCTACGGCGCGCTGCCCGTCAGTGATTACCCGGTGAATCTTCTGGAGAGCTACTCCCCCGCTGGCGGCCTTCGCAGCTCGGTGGAGGACATGAGCAGGTTCATCCGGATGCTGCTGGCGGAGGGCCGGTTCGACGGCGAGAGCGTGCTGAAGCCCGCCTCCCTCCAGGAGATGTGGAGGCAGCAGAACGTCGGCAGGCCCCTGGACATGGACAACCGCATCGGTCTCCCCTGGTACCTCTATGAGCTCCCCCTGAAGAATGGCCAGAGCGTGCGGATGGTCGAGCACGATGGCGCCACCCAGTACTTCCGCTCCTATCTGTCCCTCCTGCCGGAACACGGGCTGGGCGTGGTGGTGCTCTCCAACTCCGAGAACGCCGATGGGCTGGTGGGTGTCATCGCCCATGAGGTGCTCGCGCGCGCTCTCGAGATCAAGAGCGGGCTGGAGGTGGCGCCGATCCCCGAGGAACCCCAGGTGCAGCCGGTCTACCGTTCGCAGGAGGAACTCCGTGCGTTGGAAGGTATCTACGCCACGCAGGTGGGCCCGATGGTGGTCGGTCTCGAGAACGGCGTCCTGAATGTCACCGTCCAGGGGATGCGTCTGGAGCTGCAGCCGCACGAGCAGGGATACTTCAAGGGCGTGGTCGGTGATTCCAACATGTGGCTCTCCTTCGAGGAAATCGAAGGCCATCTCGTGATGGCGGGTTACTTCGGCCTCTTCGGCCGCCAGCTGCAGGGGGAGCGGATCACCCCGGCCCCCGTGCCCGAGTCCTGGCATGGCCGGTTCGGCCGCTACGTCCTGCCCCAGGGGGCGCCTCGGGAGGTGATCGAACAGGCCGAGCTCGGCATGGAGGGAGACCTCCTGGTCCTCAGGCTCTTCAGCCCGATGTTCGAATCCGGCCAGGCTGTCAGTCTTCTGAATCCGGAGGGTGATGATCTGGCCGTGGTGCTCGGCCTGGGTCGGGGACTGGGTGAGGTCGTGCGCT